The segment CGCGTTTCCTGTTCCATAAAGCGGGCGATCACCCGGCTGCGTTTTCCTGCCGGGACCGCCTGACGAAAGTCGCTGCCAACTTGGTCGGGTACCTCAAAGGTCATCTTCATAATATGGTTACCATATACCATACTATGGGATTCTTCAAGCGGTAATCCGGATTCGGTTCCTGTTGCGGATCTGCCGCCATCATGAAATACTCCCTCGCATGATCAACAACACCTGCACTGTCTGCCTGCTTTCGCTCCTGCTGAGCGTTGGCGCATGGACTGTCACTCCGGCGCACAGCGCTGAAGAATCCGCCCCGGCGGCCGCGCTCCCATGGAATGCCCTCAAAGGCCCGACCGTGCCGGGTGTGGTGCATCACTCGTTTGCCAGCAAAGTGGTGGGCAAAGAGGTCGGGTATAACGTTTGGCTGCCGCCCGGTTATGCAGGCGGCAAGGCGCGGTATCCGGTGTTATATTTTCTGCCCGGGAATGGGGGTAACGAATACGCCTGTGTGAGCCCGGTGGTTCGCCACGTGTCGGCGGCAGTGGAAACGAAAATTCTGCCCCCGGTGATCGTCATTTTCTGCAACCCCGGCAACGGCACGTTCCGGGACAACCGCACGCCAGGGGTGCTGGGGGAAACCATGTTCGTCACCGAATTTGTTCCCGAGATTGATCGCCAGTTTCGCACCTTGGCGGCCCGCGACAGCCGCGCCGTGATGGGCTTTTCCATGGGCGGCAGCGGCACCTTGCGTTTTGTTCTGGGCCATCCGGAAATGTTTTGTGCGGGCATCAGTTGGGGCTCACCCCGCTTGCGGGAGGAAGAACCGGCCATGAGCCGGCTGGACCAGGTT is part of the Verrucomicrobiota bacterium genome and harbors:
- a CDS encoding alpha/beta hydrolase-fold protein, whose translation is MINNTCTVCLLSLLLSVGAWTVTPAHSAEESAPAAALPWNALKGPTVPGVVHHSFASKVVGKEVGYNVWLPPGYAGGKARYPVLYFLPGNGGNEYACVSPVVRHVSAAVETKILPPVIVIFCNPGNGTFRDNRTPGVLGETMFVTEFVPEIDRQFRTLAARDSRAVMGFSMGGSGTLRFVLGHPEMFCAGISWGSPRLREEEPAMSRLDQVKQAGSAVMIVVGDKEAPQAQAAAPEFVKVLLAHGISVQLKTPPNVPHNIDLYLKATWDDAAKLLNQQLKFTSTQ